A window from Thiomonas sp. FB-Cd encodes these proteins:
- a CDS encoding YihY family inner membrane protein produces MRPRYRPPDIPQTLGLLIRRFGQERLAQTAGSLTFTTLISMVPLLAVGLSLFTAFPAFHTMQDHLQTQFAHALLPEDIAETVFGYLNQFAAKAKSLGAVGVAGLVFLATSMMLTVDKALNAIWRTARPRPLAQRVLLYWAGITLGPLVLGAGLAGSAALMAAHRGWLHQIPGGTGVLLTVLSWLFMGSALGALYRYVPNTDVKWRDALTGGLFAAVGFDLAGRAFAWYVASVPTFTAVYGTFATLPIFLLWIYWSWIVVLLGAMLAALLPLLRVRALPVQNAAGGDFLLALKLLRLLALARKAPDSGQETLQLARALRCDPLHLQTKLNALEAMGWIGRVAPTERHKAMRWALLVDPAQTPIAALVDVLLLDHEAAAAVSPLLGHIISDEERALSLDGLLKMEA; encoded by the coding sequence ATGCGCCCGCGCTACCGTCCACCTGATATCCCGCAAACCCTTGGCCTCCTGATCCGTCGCTTTGGGCAGGAACGGCTGGCGCAAACTGCAGGCAGCCTCACGTTTACCACGCTGATCTCCATGGTGCCTCTACTGGCCGTCGGTCTGTCGCTTTTCACGGCGTTTCCGGCTTTCCACACCATGCAGGATCATCTACAGACGCAATTTGCCCATGCCCTGCTCCCGGAAGACATCGCCGAGACGGTGTTTGGCTACCTCAATCAGTTCGCTGCCAAGGCCAAAAGCCTGGGTGCGGTTGGTGTCGCTGGTCTCGTCTTTCTCGCAACCTCGATGATGCTCACGGTCGATAAGGCACTCAACGCCATTTGGCGCACGGCACGCCCGCGCCCGCTCGCGCAACGCGTGCTGTTGTACTGGGCGGGCATCACGCTGGGCCCGCTGGTGCTCGGTGCAGGGCTGGCAGGGTCCGCCGCCCTGATGGCTGCGCACCGTGGCTGGCTGCACCAAATTCCGGGCGGCACGGGCGTCCTGCTCACCGTGCTGTCGTGGCTTTTCATGGGCTCGGCGCTCGGGGCTTTGTACCGCTATGTACCGAATACGGACGTGAAATGGCGTGATGCCTTGACCGGTGGTCTTTTTGCTGCGGTGGGCTTCGACCTTGCCGGACGCGCGTTCGCCTGGTACGTGGCCAGCGTCCCCACCTTCACGGCTGTCTATGGGACGTTCGCCACCTTACCGATTTTTCTCCTTTGGATCTATTGGAGCTGGATTGTGGTGCTGCTGGGTGCCATGCTGGCTGCATTGCTGCCTTTGCTAAGGGTGCGCGCCCTACCTGTCCAGAATGCCGCCGGAGGCGATTTCTTGCTTGCACTCAAGCTGCTGCGCCTTCTCGCGCTGGCACGTAAGGCTCCCGATAGCGGACAAGAAACGCTGCAACTTGCGCGTGCCTTGCGCTGCGACCCCCTGCATCTGCAGACGAAACTTAATGCGCTGGAGGCGATGGGCTGGATCGGCCGTGTGGCACCCACTGAGCGACACAAGGCGATGCGCTGGGCGCTTCTGGTGGATCCGGCACAGACGCCTATTGCCGCACTGGTGGACGTGCTACTGCTGGACCATGAAGCCGCCGCCGCCGTATCACCACTTCTGGGGCACATCATCAGCGACGAAGAGCGCGCACTTTCCCTGGACGGATTGCTCAAAATGGAGGCCTGA
- a CDS encoding CbbQ/NirQ/NorQ/GpvN family protein, whose amino-acid sequence MSDVIDQYRISKEPYYRTVSDEVELFEAAYSVRMPMMLKGPTGCGKTRFVEHMAYKLGKPLITVACNEDMTASDLVGRFLLDAQGTRWQDGPLAIAARHGAICYLDEVVEARQDTTVVIHPLTDNRRVLPLEKKGELVHAHPDFQIVISYNPGYQSLMKDLKQSTKQRFGGLDFTYPEHAIETEIVAHETGVAADVAGKLVSIAERSRNLKGHGLDEGLSTRMLIYAGSLIAKGVDARSACRVALVRPITDDPDMRDALDAAVSTFF is encoded by the coding sequence ATGAGTGACGTCATCGACCAATATCGCATCAGCAAGGAACCCTATTACCGCACGGTTTCCGATGAGGTGGAGCTATTCGAAGCTGCATATTCCGTGCGCATGCCCATGATGCTTAAGGGGCCTACCGGATGCGGGAAAACCCGTTTCGTTGAGCACATGGCCTACAAGTTGGGGAAACCGCTCATCACCGTGGCTTGCAACGAAGACATGACGGCGTCGGACCTGGTTGGGCGCTTCCTGCTTGATGCGCAGGGCACGCGCTGGCAGGACGGCCCGTTGGCCATTGCTGCGCGGCATGGCGCGATCTGCTATCTCGATGAGGTGGTCGAGGCGCGCCAGGACACAACCGTGGTCATCCACCCCCTGACCGACAATCGCCGCGTGCTTCCGCTGGAGAAGAAGGGAGAGCTGGTGCACGCGCATCCGGATTTCCAGATCGTCATCTCCTACAACCCTGGCTACCAGAGTCTGATGAAAGACCTGAAACAGTCCACGAAACAGCGGTTCGGCGGGCTGGACTTCACCTACCCGGAGCACGCCATCGAGACCGAGATCGTGGCGCATGAGACCGGTGTTGCTGCCGACGTGGCCGGCAAGCTCGTGTCCATCGCCGAACGCTCGCGCAACCTCAAAGGTCACGGATTGGACGAAGGCCTGTCCACCCGCATGCTGATCTATGCCGGCAGCCTGATCGCCAAGGGTGTCGACGCCAGGTCGGCCTGCCGTGTCGCACTTGTGCGGCCTATCACCGACGACCCCGACATGCGCGACGCCCTGGACGCCGCGGTGAGCACGTTCTTCTGA
- a CDS encoding DUF2069 domain-containing protein: MSRKGIEMRPQTLQSDRPTQSPGAVTPAWRLANLLIWAALVALCLGWELVWAPLRPGGSWLALKVLPLLAAAPGMWRGRLYTYQWMSMLVWFYLAEGVVRGLTDPLAASRALAWGECALALMAFGLMAVTLRAHARAPTPRRDETS, from the coding sequence TTGTCGCGTAAAGGCATCGAGATGCGCCCACAAACACTCCAGAGCGACAGGCCAACGCAAAGCCCGGGAGCAGTTACCCCCGCGTGGCGGCTTGCCAACCTTCTCATTTGGGCGGCTCTCGTCGCGCTGTGTCTTGGCTGGGAGCTTGTGTGGGCACCCCTGCGCCCCGGGGGTTCGTGGTTGGCGCTGAAGGTTTTGCCCCTGCTGGCTGCTGCGCCTGGCATGTGGCGCGGCAGGCTGTACACCTACCAGTGGATGAGCATGCTGGTTTGGTTTTACCTGGCAGAGGGCGTCGTTCGCGGGCTTACGGACCCGCTGGCGGCATCTCGCGCCCTCGCCTGGGGAGAATGCGCACTTGCGTTGATGGCATTTGGGCTGATGGCAGTCACCTTGCGAGCCCATGCTCGCGCGCCGACGCCGCGCCGGGATGAAACATCATGA
- the wrbA gene encoding NAD(P)H:quinone oxidoreductase: protein MDEILVLYYSVHGGTRALAEAIAQGVAEVPGMLPRVRTVPRVAAVVQRIEPPVPANGPPYVEQADLEECVGLALGSPTRFGNMAAPMKYFWDQTSGLWLSGALAGKPAAVFTSTGSLHGGQESTLLSMMLPLLHHGMFIVGVPYVEAELMTTASGGTPYGASHHAGHDSSRAATGEELRLALALGRRLAAAAQKLVA, encoded by the coding sequence ATGGATGAAATACTGGTTCTCTATTACAGCGTACATGGAGGCACCCGCGCTCTGGCGGAAGCCATTGCCCAGGGTGTGGCTGAAGTTCCCGGCATGCTGCCACGTGTGCGCACCGTGCCACGTGTGGCGGCAGTTGTGCAGCGGATTGAGCCGCCTGTTCCGGCCAATGGCCCGCCCTATGTGGAGCAGGCGGATCTGGAGGAGTGCGTTGGACTGGCGCTCGGGTCGCCCACGCGCTTCGGCAACATGGCCGCACCCATGAAATATTTCTGGGACCAGACGTCTGGACTATGGCTCTCCGGTGCGCTGGCAGGCAAGCCAGCGGCGGTGTTTACATCCACCGGAAGCCTGCACGGCGGGCAGGAAAGCACATTGTTGTCCATGATGCTGCCATTGCTTCACCACGGCATGTTTATCGTGGGGGTGCCTTATGTTGAGGCGGAGTTGATGACGACCGCAAGTGGCGGGACGCCTTACGGCGCCAGCCACCACGCGGGCCATGACTCCAGCCGAGCGGCTACAGGTGAAGAACTCAGGCTTGCACTTGCGCTGGGTCGGCGCCTGGCGGCAGCGGCGCAAAAGCTTGTCGCGTAA
- a CDS encoding nitric oxide reductase activation protein NorD: MAINLDDYAEYIEDLSEHSRGALKSAWQDAVKVLSPRGLDNYIKGAGALRRLGKGDSLVETWIEHAPLVAKEVSEDVVGELATAALTLASKTSGVVIELLLATAPTAAKRLGDAQLFVNYLHFINSLIAQAPRGVRPMLEKLDVLLQQLTLGGLRRWALWGAHAHRTDYEAQILYFALESKESLAMLQKERKGTLLVDVQRRINMYLRALWGRDFFMRPTSGDFETREGYKPFIEDYLLHLPDAFDDLDGVPGLELYRAAAAHCAAHVVETRTPISAEALNPLQMAVISVIEDARVETLSIRRFPGLKMLWSKLHTATPAMNASVGDYLNRLARALLDDAYADTDPWIAEGRALFARSLDALCDNQISWDIGVTLAHKLLDKRLPFNARSDVLTAPYRDDNRYFWEFEEFDFDKAANAGYETIKQVRKHVSVMEMANEIDVENAGDDAEEIWVLDTEMFPYEDMGRSFNDMWGKEPQSEPFHYAEWDYQIQLERPAWATVLERRGRTGELAIIDAIAAQYKREIHRMKFLLDAMQPQGVQRIRKLEDGDEIDINAAVTGFIDMRMGHQPDPRIMMRSVRKTRDFSILVLLDLSESTNEKVAGQDYTVLDLTRQACVLLADAISKVGDPFAIHGFCSDGRHEVQYLRFKDFDQEWSGEPKARLAGMTGQLSTRMGAAIRHAGHHLKLQRSAKKLLIVITDGEPADIDVRDPQYLRFDTKKAVEDVAKHGVVTYCMSLDPRADQYVSRIFGQKNFMVVDHVQRLPEKLPLLYAGLTR; encoded by the coding sequence ATGGCGATCAATCTTGACGATTACGCTGAATACATCGAGGACCTCTCGGAGCATAGCCGTGGCGCGCTCAAGTCGGCTTGGCAAGATGCTGTGAAGGTCCTAAGCCCGCGGGGGCTGGACAACTACATCAAAGGCGCTGGTGCGCTAAGGCGCCTGGGCAAGGGTGACTCCTTGGTGGAGACTTGGATCGAACACGCGCCGCTCGTGGCCAAGGAGGTGAGCGAAGATGTCGTGGGCGAACTCGCAACGGCTGCGCTCACGCTGGCATCGAAGACTTCTGGCGTGGTGATTGAACTGCTGCTGGCCACGGCTCCCACCGCCGCCAAGCGCTTGGGCGATGCGCAACTGTTCGTGAACTACCTCCACTTCATCAACAGCCTCATCGCTCAAGCACCGCGCGGTGTGCGTCCGATGCTGGAAAAGCTTGATGTGCTGTTGCAGCAACTCACTCTTGGCGGCCTGCGTCGTTGGGCGCTGTGGGGCGCGCACGCTCACCGAACCGACTACGAAGCGCAAATTCTGTATTTCGCGCTGGAGTCCAAGGAATCGCTGGCCATGCTGCAGAAGGAGCGCAAGGGGACGCTCCTCGTGGACGTGCAGCGACGCATCAACATGTATCTTCGTGCACTATGGGGGCGTGACTTCTTCATGCGCCCAACCTCGGGGGACTTCGAGACGCGGGAGGGCTACAAGCCCTTCATCGAGGACTATCTGCTTCACCTGCCCGACGCCTTTGACGATCTAGACGGCGTGCCGGGCCTGGAACTCTATCGTGCCGCTGCAGCGCACTGCGCCGCGCATGTGGTGGAGACACGCACACCCATCTCTGCCGAGGCGCTGAATCCGCTTCAGATGGCGGTCATTTCCGTCATCGAGGACGCCCGGGTCGAAACGCTGTCCATACGCCGCTTTCCCGGGTTGAAAATGCTTTGGTCCAAGCTCCACACGGCAACCCCCGCGATGAACGCCAGCGTGGGCGATTATCTCAACCGGCTCGCGCGCGCTTTGCTCGATGATGCCTATGCGGACACCGATCCATGGATCGCAGAGGGACGGGCACTGTTTGCCCGGTCGCTGGATGCGCTATGCGACAACCAGATCTCCTGGGATATTGGTGTGACGCTCGCGCATAAGCTGCTGGACAAACGGCTTCCGTTCAATGCGCGCAGCGACGTGCTCACGGCGCCTTATCGCGATGACAATCGGTATTTTTGGGAATTCGAGGAGTTCGACTTCGACAAGGCGGCCAACGCTGGTTATGAGACCATCAAGCAGGTGCGCAAGCACGTAAGCGTGATGGAAATGGCCAACGAGATCGACGTCGAGAACGCTGGTGATGATGCGGAGGAGATCTGGGTCCTCGATACGGAGATGTTTCCGTACGAGGACATGGGCCGAAGCTTCAACGACATGTGGGGCAAGGAGCCCCAATCCGAGCCCTTCCATTATGCTGAATGGGACTATCAGATCCAGCTTGAGCGCCCGGCTTGGGCGACGGTGCTCGAGCGCCGCGGCAGGACAGGTGAGTTGGCAATCATCGACGCGATCGCCGCGCAGTACAAGCGCGAGATCCATCGCATGAAGTTTCTGCTCGACGCCATGCAGCCGCAAGGCGTGCAGCGCATCCGCAAGCTGGAGGATGGCGACGAGATCGATATCAACGCGGCGGTCACCGGCTTCATCGACATGCGCATGGGCCATCAGCCCGATCCCCGCATCATGATGCGCAGCGTGCGTAAGACCCGGGACTTCTCCATTCTGGTTCTGCTCGACCTGTCAGAATCCACCAACGAAAAGGTGGCGGGGCAGGACTATACAGTGCTCGATCTCACGCGCCAGGCCTGCGTGCTTCTGGCGGATGCAATCAGCAAGGTTGGCGATCCCTTCGCGATTCACGGATTCTGCTCGGACGGACGGCACGAGGTGCAGTACCTGCGCTTCAAGGACTTCGACCAGGAGTGGAGTGGGGAACCCAAGGCTCGTCTGGCCGGTATGACCGGCCAACTTTCCACACGCATGGGCGCCGCCATACGGCATGCCGGACACCACCTCAAGCTGCAGCGATCAGCGAAGAAGCTGTTGATCGTCATCACCGATGGAGAACCTGCAGACATCGACGTGCGCGATCCGCAATACCTGCGATTTGACACGAAGAAGGCGGTGGAGGACGTGGCCAAACATGGCGTTGTCACCTACTGCATGAGTCTGGACCCGCGGGCGGACCAATATGTATCGCGCATCTTTGGCCAGAAAAACTTTATGGTTGTCGACCATGTGCAGCGTCTTCCGGAAAAGCTGCCGCTCCTGTATGCGGGGCTGACGCGCTGA
- a CDS encoding ribulose bisphosphate carboxylase small subunit, whose product MSEMQDYKSRLSDPASRKFETFSYLPAMKAEDIKKQVEYLVKKGWNPAIEHIEPEHMMDSYWYMWKLPMFGETDVDKVLAEAEACHKANPNNHVRLIGYNNFNQSQGASMVIFRGKTV is encoded by the coding sequence ATGAGTGAAATGCAAGACTACAAGTCGCGCCTGAGCGACCCCGCAAGCCGCAAGTTCGAGACCTTCTCCTATCTTCCGGCGATGAAGGCAGAGGACATCAAGAAACAGGTCGAATACTTGGTGAAGAAGGGCTGGAATCCGGCAATTGAGCATATCGAGCCCGAGCACATGATGGATTCGTACTGGTATATGTGGAAGCTGCCGATGTTCGGTGAGACGGACGTGGACAAGGTCCTGGCGGAGGCCGAGGCCTGTCACAAGGCCAATCCCAACAACCACGTGCGCCTCATCGGCTACAACAACTTCAACCAATCGCAAGGTGCCTCGATGGTGATCTTCCGCGGCAAGACCGTGTAA